One genomic region from Rosa rugosa chromosome 1, drRosRugo1.1, whole genome shotgun sequence encodes:
- the LOC133723595 gene encoding ATP-dependent RNA helicase DEAH12, chloroplastic-like, protein MKGSNPFTTFRQPKPAGISRPQAEQRRFYPQPGSHPRAAVPRRPSPRIQRPNFIVYLLSDKQDLPRSDIEAVINQCRAKPENFRVSPENSTVASMFYAQWCDAREAIVWLWESRLDRVHNFMPKLDANVSVPSDWVELDDRLRALFAGRIKQLIVGDEVKKCEAKRQNLAREYDRVRKLAKRPQRNWEDLPEKEKRCRVELELVESRIREFRSAMNCLLAHVEGKELEEYGEEGLKLFKFPEIRYWNRIQRLMMRECRRLDEGLPIYAHRQQILEQINNQQVMVLIGETGSGKSTQLVQFLADSGIAADKSIVCTQPRKIAANSLAKRVKEESSGCYYGENTVTSYQTSSGQQLTSKVTYMTDHCLLQYYMKDRNMTMISCIIVDEAHERTLSTDLLLALIKDLLGRRSQLRLIIMSATADAEVLSHYFFNCKIFHVVGRNFPVDVRYAPSFTEGTASNVASYVSDVMRVAREIHKNEKEGTILAFLTSQMEVEWVCEKFITPGAIALPLHGKLSFEEQSNVFQNDPGKRKIIFATNLAETSLTIPGVKYVIDSGMVKESKFEPGSGMNVLRVCRISQSSAKQRTGRAGRTEPGICYRLYSEYDFQAMPPCQEPEIRRVHLGVAVLRILALGVKNLKEFEFIDAPCSEAIDMAMRNLVQLGAVKQNNDVYELTPEGRNLVKLGVEPRLGKLILGCYHHNLRKEGLVLAAVMANASSIFCRVGNDEEKLRSDCFKVQFCHRDGDLFTLLSVYKIWEALPRERKNTWCWENSINAKTMRRCQDTVSELESCLKHELNMIISSSWRWNAHVSSGCDIYLKKVILSSLAENVAMFSGYDQVGYEVALTGQHVRLHPSCSLLVFGQKPSWVVFGELLSSSNQYLACVTTIDFNSLSTLDPPPVFDVSKMEGRKLQLKVLTGFGSCLLKRFCGKGNSYLHHLVSRVRTICNDELISIKVDYYQNEIMVFATPHNMDRVINFVSDALECEKRWLRNECLEKCLYHGSGGLPPVALFGAGAEIKHLELHKRCLTVDVFHSKLDDMDDKEFLTELEESASGSICGHHKFPGTGQENVDKGKGARLTFLTPDAAQKAVQLNDSEFNGSILKVVPSQVGGDHKVYPLLAVRAKILWPRRQSHGFAIVKCDMDDIYPMLADFSNLVVGGRNIRCQPSKRYTDSVVISGLNKDLSEKEILDALRTATSRTILDFFLVRGDAVENPPCGACEEALLREISPYMPKRYSHSSCSVQVFQPEPKNHFMRALITFDGRLHLEAAKALEQLEGKVLPGFLPWQKMECQQLFHSSLSCPGPVYRVIKKQLDPLLESFTHLKGVECNLEEYPNGSCRVKISANATKTIADLRRRVEELVRGKTIDHPSLTATVLQLLFSRDGTSLMYSLQRETGTYIIFDRHKLNVQVFGEAHKVDMVKQKLVESLLNLHESKVLEIRLQGNALPPELMKEVVRRFGPDLRGLKEKVPGADFTLNVRRQSILIHGSKELKQKVEEIIDETAHMAGSLTKRINREADCPICLCDVEDGYRLEDCGHLFCRSCLVEQCESAINNHDSFPLCCTHEGCRSPILITDLRSLLSIEKLEDLFRASVGSYVASSCGTYRFCPSPDCASVYQVAAPGTEGEPFVCGACYAETCTMCHLEHHPYMSCKQYKNFKEDPDSSLKEWCKGKEHVKSCPVCRYTIEKIDGCNHIECRCGKHICWVCLAYYGSSDECYGHLRSVHLAII, encoded by the exons ATGAAGGGATCAAACCCGTTCACCACGTTCCGGCAGCCGAAGCCGGCCGGAATTTCGCGGCCGCAGGCTGAGCAGCGACGATTTTATCCGCAACCAGGGTCCCACCCACGCGCCGCCGTTCCGCGACGGCCTTCGCCTCGAATTCAGCGGCCGAATTTCATCGTTTATCTTCTGTCCGACAAACAGGACCTCCCGCGGTCGGACATCGAGGCGGTGATCAACCAGTGCAGGGCGAAGCCGGAGAATTTCCGGGTGAGTCCGGAGAACAGCACAGTCGCGTCGATGTTCTACGCGCAGTGGTGCGACGCGCGCGAAGCGATCGTCTGGCTGTGGGAGTCGCGGCTGGACCGGGTTCACAATTTCATGCCCAAGCTCGACGCCAACGTCTCCGTGCCGTCGGATTGGGTGGAGCTGGACGACCGGCTGAGAGCCTTGTTCGCCGGCCGAATTAAGCAGTTAATCGTCGGCGACGAGGTGAAGAAGTGTGAAGCAAAGCGCCAAAATTTGGCCAGAGAGTACGACCGAGTTCGTAAGCTGGCCAAGAGGCCTCAGAGGAATTGGGAGGACTTACcggagaaggagaagaggtGCAGAGTTGAGCTTGAATTGGTTGAGAGTAGGATCAGAGAGTTCAGGTCTGCTATGAACTGTTTACTTGCTCATGTTGAAGGGAAAGAGTTGGAGGAGTATGGTGAAGAAGGCTTGAAGCTGTTTAAATTCCCCGAAATTCGGTATTGGAATCGAATTCAGAGGTTAATGATGAGGGAGTGTCGCCGACTCGATGAGGGATTGCCCATTTATGCTCATAGGCAGCAAATTCTTGAGCAGATTAATAATCAGCAG GTCATGGTGTTGATTGGAGAGACTGGTTCGGGGAAAAGTACACAATTGGTTCAGTTTCTTGCTGATTCTGGAATCGCTGCTGATAAGTCCATTGTATGCACTCAGCCTCGCAAGATTGCTGCCAATTCATTGGCAAAGAGAGTCAAAGAAGAAAGTAGTGGGTGTTACTATGGAGAAAACACAGTTACCAGTTATCAGACATCATCTGGACAGCAGTTGACTTCTAAGGTAACATATATGACAGACCACTGTTTACTGCAGTACTACATGAAAGATAGAAATATGACCATGATTTCTTGCATCATAGTTGATGAGGCTCATGAAAGGACCTTGAGTACAGATCTCCTTTTAGCATTGATCAAAGATTTACTGGGTCGAAGGTCTCAGTTACGGCTTATAATAATGTCTGCAACAGCTGATGCAGAAGTGCTTTCACATTATTTTTTCAATTGTAAAATCTTTCATGTAGTGGGGAGGAACTTTCCAGTTGATGTAAGATATGCTCCCTCTTTCACTGAAGGAACTGCCAGTAATGTTGCTTCTTATGTTTCTGATGTGATGAGGGTAGCAAGAGAGATCCACAAGAATGAGAAAGAAGGGACAATTCTTGCATTTTTGACTTCTCAGATGGAAGTCGAATGGGTCTGCGAGAAGTTTATAACACCTGGTGCAATTGCATTGCCATTGCATGGGAAACTTTCTTTTGAAGAACAATCTAATGTTTTTCAAAATGAccctggaaaaagaaaaattatattcgCCACAAATCTGGCGGAGACATCCCTGACAATTCCTGGGGTAAAGTATGTGATCGATTCTGGCATGGTCAAAGAAAGCAAATTTGAACCTGGAAGTGGTATGAATGTTCTCAGAGTTTGCAGGATCAGCCAGAGTTCTGCTAAGCAAAGAACTGGGCGTGCTGGAAGAACGGAACCTGGAATATGTTATAGACTCTACTCGGAATATGATTTTCAGGCGATGCCTCCATGTCAGGAGCCCGAGATCCGTAGAGTTCATCTTGGTGTAGCAGTTCTGAGGATTCTGGCTTTGGGTGTCAAGAATTTAAAAGAGTTTGAATTCATTGATGCACCTTGTTCTGAAGCTATAGACATGGCAATGAGGAATCTTGTTCAGTTAGGAGCTGTTAAGCAAAACAATGATGTCTATGAACTAACTCCAGAGGGTCGCAACTTGGTTAAATTGGGGGTTGAGCCTAGGCTTGGTAAATTAATTCTTGGCTGCTATCACCATAACTTGCGTAAGGAGGGCCTTGTTCTTGCGGCTGTAATGGCAAATGCAAGTAGCATATTTTGCAGAGTTGGTAATGACGAGGAGAAACTTAGGTCAGACTGCTTCAAGGTGCAATTTTGCCATCGTGATGGTGACCTCTTTACCCTTCTATCAGTGTACAAGATATGGGAAGCTCTGCCTCGAGAGAGGAAAAACACATGGTGTTGGGAAAACAGCATAAATGCCAAAACTATGAGGAGATGCCAGGACACTGTATCGGAATTGGAGTCTTGCCTTAAACATGAGCTCAATATGATAATTTCTAGTAGCTGGCGTTGGAACGCACATGTTTCAAGTGGTTGTGATATATACTTGAAAAAGGTTATACTTTCTTCCCTGGCAGAAAATGTAGCAATGTTCTCAGGATATGATCAAGTTGGTTATGAGGTGGCATTAACTGGGCAGCATGTTCGGCTGCACCCTTCTTGTTCATTGTTGGTATTCGGCCAGAAACCTAGTTGGGTTGTTTTTGGTGAACTCCTCTCAAGTTCTAATCAGTATTTGGCCTGCGTCACTACCATTGATTTTAACTCTTTGTCTACCCTTGATCCCCCTCCTGTGTTTGATGTGTCCAAGATGGAAGGTCGAAAGTTGCAACTGAAAGTGTTGACTGGTTTTGGCAGTTGTTTGCTTAAAAGATTTTGTGGGAAGGGCAACAGTTATCTGCATCATCTTGTATCTCGCGTCAGGACAATTTGCAATGACGAACTTATCAGCATTAAAGTCGATTATTATCAGAATGAGATTATGGTGTTTGCTACCCCACATAACATGGATAGGGTTATAAACTTTGTATCCGATGCATTGGAGTGTGAAAAAAGATGGCTGCGTAATGAATGCTTGGAGAAATGCTTGTATCATGGTTCTGGTGGCTTGCCTCCTGTAGCATTGTTTGGGGCCGGTGCAGAGATCAAGCATCTGGAGCTTCATAAAAGGTGTTTGACTGTTGATGTATTTCATTCAAAACTGGATGACATGGATGATAAGGAGTTTCTTACTGAGCTTGAAGAGTCTGCCTCTGGTAGTATCTGTGGTCATCATAAGTTCCCCGGCACTGGGCAGGAAAATGTTGACAAAGGAAAGGGGGCCAGGTTGACATTTCTTACTCCTGATGCTGCTCAGAAAGCTGTTCAATTAAATGATTCTGAGTTTAATGGTTCTATACTGAAGGTTGTTCCTTCACAGGTTGGAGGTGATCATAAAGTCTATCCACTCCTTGCTGTTAGAGCTAAAATCTTATGGCCTCGCAGGCAGAGCCACGGGTTTGCAATTGTTAAATGTGACATGGATGATATTTACCCCATGCTTGCTGATTTTTCTAACCTTGTAGTTGGAGGAAGAAATATTCGTTGTCAGCCTAGCAAAAGATACACGGACTCTGTTGTGATTAGTGGACTAAACAAAGATCTTTCTGAGAAAGAAATCCTTGATGCGTTAAGGACTGCTACTAGTAGGACAATCCTGGATTTTTTTCTGGTGAGAGGGGATGCTGTAGAAAATCCGCCATGTGGTGCATGTGAAGAAGCACTGCTAAGAGAAATATCACCCTATATGCCTAAACGGTACTCCCATAGTAGCTGCAGTGTTCAGGTTTTCCAGCCTGAACCAAAGAATCATTTCATGAGAGCTTTGATAACATTTGATGGAAGATTACACTTGGAGGCAGCAAAGGCTTTAGAACAATTGGAAGGGAAAGTATTGCCCGGCTTCCTTCCATGGCAAAAGATGGAGTGTCAGCAGTTATTTCATAGCTCTCTGTCCTGCCCTGGCCCTGTTTATCGTGTAATAAAGAAGCAGCTAGATCCTTTACTTGAAAGTTTTACGCATCTAAAAG GTGTAGAATGTAATCTGGAGGAGTATCCTAATGGTTCCTGCAGAGTTAAGATATCAGCCAATGCTACAAAAACGATTGCAGATCTGAGGAGACGTGTGGAGGAGCTGGTGAGGGGGAAGACTATAGACCACCCAAGCCTCACTGCAACTGTTTTGCAGCTTCTGTTTTCCAGAGATGGCACCAGTCTAATGTACTCGTTACAGCGAGAGACAGGAACATATATCATTTTTGACAGGCACAAACTCAATGTACAGGTCTTTGGTGAAGCACATAAAGTTGACATGGTCAAGCAGAAATTGGTTGAATCCCTTTTAAACCTGCATGAAAGCAAGGTGCTTGAGATCCGCCTTCAAGGTAATGCTTTACCTCCTGAGTTGATGAAAGAGGTTGTTAGAAGGTTTGGGCCAGACCTCCGGGGGCTCAAAGAGAAGGTACCAGGGGCTGATTTTACTCTAAATGTACGCCGTCAATCCATTCTCATCCACGGAAGCAAGGAGTTGAAGCAAAAAGTTGAAGAGATTATTGATGAGACTGCACATATGGCTGGTAGTTTGACTAAGAGGATAAATAGGGAAGCTGATTGTCCAATCTGCTTGTGTGATGTTGAAGACGGTTACCGGCTTGAGGACTGTGGTCACTTGTTTTGTCGTTCATGTTTGGTGGAGCAGTGCGAGTCTGCAATCAATAATCATGATAGCTTTCCATTATGCTGCACTCATGAGGGTTGCAGGTCTCCAATTTTGATCACGGATCTCAGATCTCTTTTATCAATTGAGAAGCTGGAAGATCTCTTTAGGGCTTCGGTGGGGTCATATGTTGCTTCAAGTTGTGGCACCTACAGGTTTTGCCCATCTCCCGACTGTGCTTCAGTCTATCAGGTAGCGGCTCCTGGAACAGAAGGTGAACCATTTGTTTGTGGTGCATGTTATGCGGAGACGTGTACCATGTGCCATTTAGAACATCATCCTTACATGTCATGCAAGCAGTACAAGAATTTCAAGGAAGATCCGGATTCTTCATTGAAGGAGTGGTGCAAAGGAAAAGAACATGTGAAGAGCTGCCCGGTTTGCAGATATACAATTGAGAAGATAGATGGGTGCAACCATATAGAATGTCGGTGCGGGAAGCATATTTGCTGGGTTTGTTTGGCCTATTATGGAAGCAGCGATGAATGTTATGGCCACTTGAGAAGTGTTCACCTGGCAATCATTTGA